In Spirochaetales bacterium, the following are encoded in one genomic region:
- a CDS encoding alkaline phosphatase, with the protein MKKTMSVLLLLLLFVTANLFSSGKKEIVEKDQAVTGNAKYVFLFIGDGMAMSQINSSEIYTYASSSSDIAVEKLSFTTFPAQGLTTTYDAGTFITDSASAATAIATGNKTLSGVVNMDVTKTIKFKTIAEYARDNGRKVGIISSVSLDHATPACFYAKVPSRKNLYDIALQLTDSNFDFFGGGGFCQPKGKDNDLRDIIEILKEKGYTYVNDPATFRALKPGASKIVAVNKVLQDSCAMPYEIDRAPDDLSLADYAKKAVELLDNPGGFFLMVEGGKIDWACHANDAAAAIGDTIAFDKAIGVALDFYENHPDETLIVVTGDHETGGMSIGFAGTQYSTFFDKVAKQKGSYVKFNTEILDPYKAAHSIENAQLTDLLPQVESFFGIHFNDLSDAEKELLERSFARSMKGEIERAKQEDVYLLYGGYEPFTVTLTHIVNQQAGIGWTTYSHTGVPVPTFAMGSGQSLFDGYYDNTDIYAKIVRLMGVSISMN; encoded by the coding sequence ATGAAAAAAACAATGAGTGTGCTTCTACTACTTTTACTTTTTGTGACGGCCAATCTCTTTTCATCCGGCAAGAAAGAAATCGTCGAAAAGGATCAGGCCGTTACAGGGAACGCGAAATATGTTTTTCTTTTCATCGGTGACGGCATGGCCATGTCCCAGATCAATTCTTCAGAAATTTATACGTATGCCTCATCGTCCAGCGATATCGCTGTCGAGAAACTTTCCTTCACCACGTTCCCCGCGCAGGGATTAACCACCACCTACGACGCCGGAACCTTTATCACGGATTCCGCATCGGCCGCGACCGCGATAGCGACGGGAAACAAAACCCTTTCCGGTGTCGTGAACATGGATGTCACGAAAACGATAAAGTTCAAAACAATCGCCGAATACGCAAGGGACAATGGCAGAAAGGTGGGAATAATTTCATCGGTATCGCTCGATCACGCGACGCCGGCCTGTTTCTACGCAAAGGTTCCATCGAGGAAAAACTTGTACGACATCGCACTCCAGCTTACAGACAGCAACTTCGACTTTTTCGGCGGCGGCGGTTTCTGTCAACCGAAGGGGAAAGATAATGACCTGAGGGATATCATTGAAATACTGAAGGAAAAAGGGTATACCTATGTCAATGATCCCGCAACATTCAGGGCCCTCAAACCGGGCGCTTCCAAAATTGTCGCCGTGAACAAGGTTCTCCAGGATTCATGCGCAATGCCCTACGAAATCGACCGGGCGCCGGACGATCTTTCACTCGCTGATTATGCAAAGAAGGCGGTCGAACTGCTCGACAACCCCGGCGGTTTTTTTCTCATGGTAGAGGGAGGCAAAATCGACTGGGCCTGCCACGCCAATGATGCGGCGGCGGCGATAGGCGATACCATCGCATTCGATAAGGCGATCGGGGTAGCCCTCGATTTTTACGAAAATCATCCGGATGAAACCCTGATCGTCGTCACCGGCGATCATGAAACAGGCGGGATGAGTATCGGATTCGCGGGAACGCAGTATTCGACCTTTTTCGACAAAGTCGCGAAACAAAAAGGATCATACGTCAAATTCAACACTGAAATTCTCGATCCCTATAAAGCAGCTCATTCCATAGAGAACGCTCAATTGACGGACCTGCTTCCCCAGGTCGAATCCTTTTTCGGGATACATTTCAATGACCTTTCCGATGCGGAAAAGGAGCTTCTGGAACGTTCGTTCGCGAGAAGCATGAAGGGAGAAATAGAACGGGCGAAACAGGAAGACGTCTATCTCCTCTACGGCGGCTACGAACCCTTTACCGTCACCTTGACGCATATCGTCAACCAGCAGGCGGGTATCGGATGGACCACCTATTCTCATACCGGCGTTCCCGTTCCCACATTCGCCATGGGAAGCGGACAAAGCCTGTTCGACGGATATTATGACAATACCGACATCTATGCAAAAATAGTCAGGCTTATGGGTGTCAGCATCAGTATGAATTAA
- the glgP gene encoding alpha-glucan family phosphorylase, translating into MNIAVFTVQPKIPDRLKPLDELAHNLWTTWNFDAVNLFIRLDYEAWIKSEQNPVKMLGLVSQERLEEMSQDDSYVTAFDRVYAKYRKYLEGERWYDGPAERMVAYFSMEYGLDISLPIYSGGLGVLAGDHMKSASDLGIPLVGIGLLYSRGYFKQFLNIDGFQQEVYPEYDWYAMPVRECVGKDGSPVKVSVDIGGSAVVAQLWEIKVGRNSIFLLDSNIPENTSENRAITSTLYGGGRETRIKQEILLGIGGIRALRTLGIKVVATHMNEGHSAFLVLERLRILIKEHRLSFEEAFQLVWATNIFTTHTPVPAGNERFNLDLMEKYFKGYIKDLGISWQSFIDMGREGPDNPNEPFCLTVFALRLSAYNNGVSRLHGRISRKMWQNIWDGLPEDEIPIIHITNGIHPKTWLSPVMNDLVEKYFGPRFYDEPAYFDIWNRIERISDEELWRSHERRREELVAFVRERLRKQILEKGRRKSDIEQAYEALSPYYLTISFARRFSTYKRANLLMKDPERLMRLLSDSERPIQIIFAGKAHPDDIPGKELIKDIVHFSSDSRVRNKIVFLEDYELSIARYLISGSDIWLNTPRRPLEASGTSGMKAAMNGVLNVSVLDGWWDEAYEPEFGWAIGNGEEYDDHALNDEIESKALYDLLEREIIPLFYTRGRDNLPREWIKRMKASMKGIGKQFNSLRMLQDYTRNFYIPALENHGRFSAEKYRNSRELTRYIDKVRQHWKKLNIKEIWSDNDSHMTVGDSLLVKSRVELDVFTPEEITVQLYYGPLSSKGYITDAQKKEMQCIKVTDQTADYSTEIINARTGRQGYCVRVLPKHPLLVHPYLPGYVKWG; encoded by the coding sequence ATGAATATCGCAGTATTTACCGTTCAACCGAAAATACCGGACAGATTAAAGCCGCTTGACGAGCTTGCACACAATCTCTGGACAACATGGAATTTCGATGCAGTGAATCTTTTTATCCGGCTCGATTATGAAGCCTGGATAAAATCGGAGCAGAATCCCGTGAAAATGCTCGGACTCGTCTCCCAGGAACGGCTCGAGGAGATGTCGCAGGACGATTCATATGTGACTGCTTTTGACAGGGTGTATGCGAAGTACAGGAAATATCTCGAAGGCGAGAGGTGGTATGACGGACCCGCGGAGCGGATGGTCGCCTATTTTTCCATGGAATACGGTCTCGATATCAGCCTTCCTATTTACTCGGGGGGGCTCGGGGTTCTTGCCGGGGATCATATGAAATCCGCATCTGATTTGGGGATTCCCCTTGTCGGCATCGGCCTTCTCTACAGCAGGGGATATTTCAAGCAGTTCCTCAATATCGACGGATTTCAACAGGAAGTGTATCCGGAGTATGATTGGTATGCGATGCCTGTCCGGGAATGTGTCGGTAAAGACGGATCGCCCGTGAAAGTCAGTGTCGATATCGGAGGGAGCGCGGTCGTCGCCCAGTTATGGGAGATCAAGGTGGGCCGGAACTCCATTTTTCTTCTCGATTCGAATATACCGGAAAATACGTCTGAAAACCGCGCGATTACCTCGACCCTCTACGGCGGCGGGCGTGAGACGAGAATCAAACAGGAAATCCTTTTGGGTATCGGCGGGATACGGGCACTGCGGACATTGGGGATCAAGGTCGTTGCCACGCATATGAATGAAGGTCATTCGGCATTTTTGGTCCTCGAAAGACTCAGGATACTTATCAAGGAACACCGGCTTTCCTTCGAGGAGGCGTTTCAACTCGTCTGGGCGACTAATATATTTACCACCCACACGCCGGTTCCGGCCGGAAACGAACGGTTCAATCTTGACCTTATGGAGAAATATTTCAAGGGCTATATCAAGGATCTGGGAATTTCCTGGCAGAGTTTCATCGATATGGGCAGGGAAGGGCCGGATAATCCGAACGAACCGTTTTGTCTGACCGTTTTCGCCCTTCGTCTCTCGGCGTATAATAACGGGGTAAGCAGGCTTCACGGGCGGATTTCGAGGAAGATGTGGCAGAATATCTGGGATGGATTGCCGGAGGATGAAATACCGATTATACATATTACCAATGGCATCCATCCAAAAACATGGCTTTCCCCTGTCATGAACGATCTTGTCGAAAAGTATTTTGGTCCTCGATTTTATGACGAACCGGCCTATTTCGATATCTGGAACAGGATCGAGAGGATTTCGGATGAAGAGTTGTGGAGAAGCCATGAACGGCGGCGGGAGGAGCTTGTCGCATTCGTTCGGGAACGGTTGCGCAAGCAGATTCTCGAGAAGGGAAGGCGAAAATCGGATATCGAGCAGGCATACGAAGCGCTTTCCCCCTACTACCTGACAATCAGTTTCGCGCGCCGCTTTTCTACCTATAAACGGGCGAATCTGCTTATGAAGGATCCTGAAAGGCTTATGAGGCTACTTTCGGATTCGGAACGGCCCATCCAGATCATATTTGCCGGAAAGGCGCATCCGGATGATATTCCGGGAAAGGAACTCATCAAGGATATCGTTCATTTTTCAAGCGATTCACGGGTGAGAAACAAGATCGTCTTTTTGGAGGACTACGAATTGTCGATTGCCCGCTATCTTATTTCGGGAAGCGATATCTGGCTCAATACACCCCGCCGGCCGCTCGAGGCGAGCGGTACAAGCGGAATGAAAGCGGCAATGAACGGTGTTTTGAATGTGTCCGTTCTCGACGGCTGGTGGGACGAAGCATATGAACCGGAATTCGGGTGGGCGATCGGCAATGGTGAAGAATACGACGATCATGCGCTGAACGACGAGATCGAGAGCAAGGCGCTGTACGATCTGCTGGAAAGGGAGATCATCCCCCTCTTCTATACAAGGGGCCGTGACAATCTTCCCCGCGAATGGATCAAACGGATGAAGGCAAGCATGAAGGGGATCGGCAAACAGTTCAACAGTCTCAGAATGCTTCAGGATTACACCAGGAATTTTTATATACCGGCGCTCGAAAATCATGGGAGATTTTCAGCCGAAAAGTACAGAAATTCACGTGAACTCACGCGATATATCGACAAAGTCAGGCAGCACTGGAAGAAATTGAATATCAAAGAAATATGGTCGGATAATGACTCCCACATGACCGTCGGGGACAGCCTTTTGGTCAAATCGCGTGTTGAACTGGATGTATTTACACCGGAGGAGATTACGGTCCAGCTTTACTATGGACCGTTGTCATCAAAAGGATATATTACGGATGCCCAAAAAAAAGAGATGCAATGTATCAAGGTGACCGACCAGACGGCCGATTACAGCACCGAGATCATCAATGCGAGGACGGGAAGGCAGGGGTATTGCGTGAGGGTTTTACCCAAGCATCCGCTTCTCGTTCATCCCTATCTCCCCGGTTATGTTAAGTGGGGATAA
- a CDS encoding tetratricopeptide repeat protein, translating into MKTKTALSILFFIVLAAGIGCQSTINPHEEDVTGEKLFQLAYEETDNQNYDKALSYYRVFQERFPEDITGNLWATYEIAFLYHKKGNDNKALDLFNELLRRYEEEDGAQLPQAPRILAEKVIQNIKNDE; encoded by the coding sequence ATGAAAACAAAAACAGCACTTTCCATACTATTTTTCATTGTCCTCGCTGCCGGAATCGGGTGTCAAAGCACGATAAATCCGCATGAGGAAGATGTCACGGGAGAAAAACTTTTTCAGCTGGCATATGAAGAGACAGACAATCAGAATTACGATAAAGCATTATCCTATTACCGCGTCTTTCAGGAACGATTTCCGGAAGATATAACGGGAAACCTCTGGGCAACATATGAAATAGCTTTTCTCTATCACAAAAAGGGCAATGACAACAAAGCGCTGGATCTTTTCAATGAATTATTACGGCGTTACGAAGAAGAAGACGGGGCCCAGCTTCCCCAGGCGCCGAGGATTCTGGCTGAGAAAGTGATCCAGAACATCAAGAATGACGAATAA
- a CDS encoding VWA domain-containing protein, producing MKTLIASILFFIFISNPGISGIDLTLDSKDIYIEKRDDGGYHVFVKKKPDIKSVLLVDTTKDPTKKEDNYTLRTKQYNPINGDEKRLLNGKFLILTDKTYSIVDSTPEKNERFGEAFHLFIPIKVIYGYPWSRHGELVIRDGTFLNLRCFSKPFADYTGSFLDNPFTMNITTRMRERSLENYHPETVDSFAKIAEKGRGNHYFADNDEELLRTISEILDKEKGESLDLVLAIDTTKSMKEEMPGLKKNLLPTIREHTNQFKIYRIGLVFYKDYEDDYLTKTYPFETDMGNIQKTLDGVVVRGGRDDPEAVFEALYAATDSFSWESASRVIILIGDAPPHSKPRGDITEDMIYENAIRLSISINTIIIPD from the coding sequence ATGAAAACACTCATTGCTTCCATATTATTCTTTATATTCATCTCGAATCCGGGGATCTCCGGAATCGACCTTACCCTTGATTCCAAAGACATCTATATCGAAAAGCGGGACGACGGCGGTTATCATGTGTTTGTCAAAAAGAAGCCGGATATTAAAAGCGTCCTCCTTGTCGACACGACAAAAGATCCCACAAAAAAGGAGGACAACTACACCCTCAGAACCAAACAATATAATCCAATCAATGGAGACGAAAAACGGCTGCTTAACGGGAAATTTCTGATTCTCACCGACAAAACCTATTCGATCGTCGATTCAACCCCGGAGAAGAACGAACGCTTTGGTGAAGCGTTTCACCTTTTTATACCGATAAAAGTGATATACGGATACCCCTGGTCGCGTCACGGAGAACTCGTTATCCGTGACGGTACGTTTTTGAATTTACGGTGTTTTTCGAAACCATTCGCGGATTATACCGGCAGCTTCCTGGATAATCCTTTTACCATGAATATAACGACAAGAATGCGGGAACGCAGCCTTGAAAATTATCATCCGGAGACTGTCGACAGCTTTGCCAAAATAGCGGAAAAAGGGAGGGGGAACCATTATTTTGCGGACAATGACGAAGAACTTCTTCGCACGATCAGTGAAATTCTCGACAAGGAAAAGGGAGAGAGTCTTGACCTTGTTCTTGCCATCGACACGACAAAGAGCATGAAAGAGGAAATGCCCGGTCTTAAAAAAAATCTTCTTCCCACAATTCGAGAGCACACCAACCAGTTCAAGATATACAGAATCGGACTCGTCTTTTACAAAGATTATGAGGACGACTACCTTACAAAAACGTATCCGTTTGAAACAGATATGGGAAACATACAGAAAACGCTGGATGGTGTCGTTGTCCGCGGAGGAAGAGACGATCCGGAAGCCGTCTTCGAAGCGCTTTACGCCGCGACCGATTCATTCTCGTGGGAATCGGCAAGCCGCGTCATAATTCTCATCGGAGATGCGCCGCCCCATTCCAAACCGCGCGGGGATATCACCGAAGACATGATTTACGAGAACGCAATCCGATTATCGATTTCAATCAATACGATTATCATCCCCGACTAA
- a CDS encoding Crp/Fnr family transcriptional regulator yields MSGETTLFQNFGITVMPDEVLFREGDEGDKMYIIQSGNVKLSKIMRGKEQELAILGKGDFFGEMAIVTNEKRTATAVVITKAELLAFDRQGFLSMINKNGRIALNIIDKLCRRLQKLHSQMHHLVRKNSRGLVALHLFYAFKGEGKPDNGLLYEQTISDISLSLELPQETAVSILQELEDEGIIKRKENILVLASRIKLEKVTEDLINRE; encoded by the coding sequence ATGTCAGGAGAAACGACCCTTTTCCAGAATTTCGGAATAACAGTGATGCCGGACGAAGTACTTTTTCGTGAAGGTGATGAAGGCGATAAAATGTATATCATTCAAAGCGGCAATGTCAAATTGAGTAAGATAATGCGGGGTAAGGAACAGGAACTGGCAATTCTCGGTAAAGGCGATTTTTTTGGAGAAATGGCGATCGTCACCAATGAAAAACGAACCGCGACAGCCGTGGTCATCACAAAAGCCGAGCTTCTGGCCTTCGACAGGCAGGGATTCCTCAGTATGATTAATAAAAACGGACGTATCGCTCTCAATATCATCGATAAATTATGCAGACGCCTGCAAAAACTCCATAGCCAGATGCACCATCTTGTCAGAAAAAACAGCCGGGGGCTTGTTGCCCTTCACCTTTTTTATGCGTTCAAGGGAGAGGGAAAACCGGATAATGGACTTCTCTACGAGCAGACAATATCGGACATATCGCTTAGTCTCGAACTTCCGCAAGAAACCGCCGTTTCCATTCTTCAGGAGTTGGAAGATGAGGGAATCATAAAAAGAAAGGAAAACATTCTCGTTCTCGCAAGCAGGATAAAACTTGAAAAAGTCACGGAAGATCTCATCAATCGGGAATGA
- a CDS encoding DUF362 domain-containing protein gives MAHTNVYFSECAGTSRCSDRIKATKRVLEASAFDDVMMKKSKVGVKLHVGEGGNTTFVSPEIIKAIVSRIKRNGGFPFLTETQTLYKGNRSNAIDHLNQAYAHGFTPKNVGAPFIMADGLLGDSEMEVNIEGRLYKRVSIAREITKTDVLILCSHPTGHMKSGLGASIKNLGMGCASRKGKLRQHSAIKPYVKASACTLCGKCISWCPRDAVIEKEKSAFIIEEKCIGCGQCLTVCAFDAVKYNWAVEAGELQKRMAEHALGVVSEKRDRIYFLNFLFDMTAECDCWDRPQKPVMEDIGVLASSDPVAIDQATLDITRERTGSDLGRKSFPLIDPEDQLRHGEEIGLGRREYTLIKA, from the coding sequence ATGGCGCATACTAATGTGTATTTCAGCGAATGTGCGGGAACAAGTAGGTGTTCCGACCGGATAAAGGCAACCAAGAGGGTTCTTGAAGCTTCCGCTTTTGATGATGTCATGATGAAAAAGTCGAAGGTCGGCGTAAAACTACATGTCGGCGAAGGAGGAAACACCACATTTGTTTCCCCCGAAATCATCAAGGCAATCGTTTCAAGGATCAAACGGAACGGGGGATTCCCTTTTTTAACGGAAACACAGACCCTTTACAAAGGCAACAGATCGAATGCGATCGATCATTTGAACCAGGCGTACGCCCATGGCTTCACACCGAAAAATGTCGGGGCCCCGTTTATTATGGCGGACGGTCTGCTCGGCGATTCGGAGATGGAAGTGAACATCGAAGGACGTCTCTATAAGCGAGTCAGCATAGCGCGCGAAATAACGAAAACGGATGTATTGATTCTTTGTTCGCATCCTACCGGTCATATGAAAAGCGGACTCGGGGCGAGTATAAAAAATCTCGGTATGGGGTGTGCGAGCAGAAAAGGCAAATTACGGCAGCATTCCGCCATCAAGCCATACGTGAAGGCATCGGCCTGTACATTATGCGGGAAATGTATCTCGTGGTGTCCCCGCGATGCCGTCATCGAGAAAGAGAAATCGGCGTTTATCATAGAAGAGAAATGCATCGGGTGCGGGCAATGCCTGACGGTCTGCGCCTTTGATGCGGTAAAATACAACTGGGCGGTCGAAGCCGGAGAATTGCAGAAAAGAATGGCCGAACACGCCCTTGGCGTCGTGAGTGAAAAAAGAGACAGGATTTATTTTCTGAATTTCCTGTTTGATATGACAGCCGAATGCGATTGCTGGGACCGGCCGCAGAAACCGGTCATGGAGGATATCGGTGTCCTCGCTTCAAGCGATCCTGTTGCGATCGACCAGGCGACGCTTGATATTACCCGCGAACGCACGGGAAGTGATCTGGGGAGAAAGAGTTTCCCGCTTATCGATCCGGAAGATCAGCTTCGGCATGGAGAGGAAATCGGTCTGGGGAGAAGGGAGTACACACTCATCAAGGCCTAA
- a CDS encoding methylated-DNA--[protein]-cysteine S-methyltransferase, whose product MKDKPFDAYFTFIETPVGNLMITADRAGALYSIVFSSAPVYLPRLTYHRAAGECDEAIKELEEYFNGTRTSFTVRCRYDGATVFETDVWRACAAIPYNTTKSYSDIAVTAGKPGADRAAGNAVGKNRIPIIIPCHRVIRKSGSLGGFGPGPEKKRALLELERHYGRVKAQGKPD is encoded by the coding sequence ATGAAGGACAAACCGTTTGACGCCTATTTTACGTTCATCGAAACACCTGTGGGAAACCTCATGATCACTGCCGATAGGGCTGGAGCGTTGTATTCGATAGTGTTCTCATCGGCACCCGTATACCTCCCCCGGCTGACGTATCACAGGGCGGCCGGCGAATGCGACGAGGCGATAAAAGAACTCGAAGAATATTTCAACGGAACCCGGACCTCTTTTACCGTGCGGTGCCGTTATGACGGTGCTACCGTATTCGAGACCGATGTCTGGCGTGCCTGCGCCGCCATACCGTACAACACAACGAAAAGCTACAGTGATATTGCCGTGACGGCGGGAAAACCCGGGGCGGACAGGGCGGCCGGAAATGCCGTGGGGAAAAACAGGATACCGATTATCATACCATGCCACCGCGTGATTCGAAAATCGGGTTCTTTAGGCGGATTTGGCCCGGGACCGGAAAAAAAGCGGGCACTTTTGGAACTGGAACGACATTATGGACGGGTGAAAGCGCAGGGGAAACCGGATTAG
- a CDS encoding ABC transporter permease → MRRIGYIIQKEFRQLSRDIRMILIIFISPVLQLLLLGYAANLDVKDVPLFVCDADNSVQSRSLVQSMVNARYFDIKDTVSDSRKIEKAMLGGRAAIALVIPKGFGKDIVSGKGSTVQLIADGSDSNTATIGLNYASMIITAFSADIYIGRAGRSGVSLSPRVIAEERIWYNPNLESRNFMVPGILAMLLMMMTMLLTSMAIVREREIGTMEQLSVTPIKPFELIIGKLTPFIIIAFVDVFLVVLVSTFIFRIPIKGNVGLLFGLSGIFLLSTLGFGLFISTVSKNQQQAMFSSTFFIMIPMIILSGFVFPIENMPMIIQYLTALMPLRYYFIIIRGLFLKGADMSTLWDETLILFLLGTAILVLSALRVRKRVT, encoded by the coding sequence ATGAGAAGAATCGGATATATCATTCAGAAGGAATTCCGCCAGCTCTCAAGAGACATAAGGATGATACTCATTATTTTCATATCCCCGGTCCTTCAGCTTCTGCTTCTCGGCTATGCGGCAAACCTCGACGTCAAGGATGTCCCCCTCTTCGTCTGCGACGCCGACAACTCAGTGCAAAGCCGAAGCCTTGTGCAGAGCATGGTGAACGCCCGCTATTTCGACATCAAAGATACCGTGTCCGATTCACGGAAAATCGAGAAGGCGATGCTCGGGGGCCGCGCGGCCATCGCACTGGTTATCCCGAAAGGATTCGGAAAGGACATTGTCTCCGGCAAAGGATCGACCGTCCAGCTTATTGCCGACGGGTCGGATTCGAATACCGCGACAATCGGTCTTAATTATGCTTCCATGATTATCACCGCCTTTTCGGCAGATATCTATATCGGGCGGGCCGGCCGTTCCGGCGTATCTCTTTCGCCGCGCGTCATTGCCGAAGAACGTATCTGGTATAATCCGAACCTCGAAAGCCGGAATTTTATGGTTCCCGGCATTCTGGCCATGCTTCTCATGATGATGACGATGCTTCTCACCTCGATGGCGATTGTCCGGGAACGTGAAATCGGTACGATGGAACAACTTTCGGTCACCCCCATAAAACCATTTGAACTCATCATCGGGAAACTCACCCCGTTTATCATTATCGCATTTGTCGATGTGTTTCTCGTCGTCCTGGTCAGCACCTTTATCTTCCGGATTCCCATTAAAGGAAATGTCGGTCTTCTCTTCGGACTCTCCGGTATCTTTCTTCTCTCTACCCTCGGATTCGGTCTGTTTATATCGACGGTGTCGAAAAATCAGCAGCAGGCGATGTTTTCATCGACCTTCTTCATCATGATCCCGATGATCATACTCTCCGGATTCGTCTTTCCCATCGAGAACATGCCGATGATTATTCAGTACCTTACCGCCCTTATGCCGCTTCGCTATTATTTCATCATCATACGCGGGCTTTTCCTCAAAGGGGCGGATATGAGTACGCTTTGGGACGAAACCCTCATCCTTTTTCTGCTGGGCACAGCAATACTCGTTCTCAGCGCCCTGCGGGTCAGGAAACGGGTAACGTAA
- a CDS encoding ABC transporter permease, whose translation MIATIKTIVKKEFLQVSRDKQTLIALIVVPIFLLIMFGYAISLDVKNITMAVYDRDASAVSREFISSFVNSGYFEMTSTPAGLDEIDRLIASERCKIAIVIPEDFSKNIISGATAHYQVVVDGSNASAAATIAGYVNVITENFGKKAASRYAAARGSSAGTAAVNDGEDDTPASVLPVFKDPAAPPVDLRFRTWFNPELKSVFFLVPGLIAMIMVVSAVLATSLAIVREKEHGSMEQLRVSPVTSLQLVIGKTIPYICITLTTATMILLASYFFFGIEVKGNYVLLGLCTIVFLNSCLGIGILISTLADSQQVAFMLASITTTLPSYILSGFIFPIRNMPLILQLFSYLIPARYFLVMLRSVILKGSGFLTIWPELLGLFIYACVTLTLGILRLQRQMKA comes from the coding sequence ATGATCGCGACGATCAAAACGATTGTAAAAAAGGAGTTTCTGCAGGTAAGCCGCGACAAACAGACGTTAATCGCGCTTATTGTCGTTCCCATTTTTCTGCTTATCATGTTCGGCTATGCGATAAGCCTTGACGTAAAAAACATTACAATGGCGGTTTATGACCGCGACGCGAGTGCGGTAAGCAGGGAATTTATAAGTTCATTCGTCAATTCGGGGTACTTTGAGATGACAAGTACGCCGGCGGGACTCGATGAGATCGACAGGCTGATAGCGAGCGAACGATGTAAAATCGCGATCGTCATCCCGGAGGATTTTTCCAAAAATATCATATCCGGCGCAACCGCCCATTACCAGGTGGTCGTCGACGGCTCGAATGCCTCCGCCGCCGCGACCATCGCGGGGTATGTCAATGTCATTACGGAAAATTTCGGGAAAAAAGCGGCTTCCCGTTACGCCGCGGCGCGCGGCAGTTCCGCCGGGACCGCTGCCGTCAACGATGGCGAAGACGACACCCCGGCGTCCGTTCTTCCCGTTTTCAAGGACCCCGCAGCCCCTCCCGTCGATCTCAGGTTCAGAACGTGGTTCAATCCCGAACTAAAAAGCGTCTTCTTTCTCGTTCCCGGCCTTATTGCGATGATCATGGTCGTCTCCGCCGTGCTGGCCACATCACTGGCGATCGTGCGCGAAAAGGAACACGGGTCCATGGAACAACTCCGGGTTTCTCCCGTCACCTCGCTTCAACTCGTGATCGGGAAAACGATTCCCTATATCTGCATCACATTGACAACGGCAACCATGATTCTCCTCGCCTCCTATTTCTTCTTTGGAATCGAAGTAAAGGGCAACTATGTCCTTCTCGGTCTCTGCACCATCGTCTTTCTCAACAGTTGTTTAGGAATCGGTATTCTAATATCGACGCTGGCCGATTCCCAGCAGGTCGCATTCATGCTTGCTTCGATTACGACGACCCTTCCCTCCTATATCCTCTCCGGATTCATCTTCCCCATACGGAACATGCCCCTGATTCTTCAACTGTTTTCGTATCTCATACCGGCCAGGTATTTCCTGGTCATGCTGCGCAGTGTCATCCTGAAAGGGTCCGGGTTTTTGACCATCTGGCCCGAACTTCTCGGACTCTTCATCTACGCGTGCGTCACACTCACCCTGGGAATCCTCCGGCTTCAAAGGCAGATGAAAGCATGA